The following coding sequences are from one Danio rerio strain Tuebingen ecotype United States chromosome 21, GRCz12tu, whole genome shotgun sequence window:
- the si:dkey-1d7.3 gene encoding transmembrane protein 132D isoform X5, giving the protein MVNFTYSYLSAQLEVNVWTPRLPLQMEMSDTELSQIKAWRVPVSGSKKVSWDTEEDDERKGRGCMLQYQHSLIRVLTVFTAESPDPSRPSPAYFLGSDWQVDVTRLVRYFLRVGDTSIARLQAGTVLTGKAVGVTTVQVMSPLSSSILAERVIRVLDDKVSITELGVQLVSGLSLNLQLSTGSNRAIVAKTTTQEIIHYPKQEAVVGCWLKFSDGSQTPLDLYDPIGYSLSISSMDPKVVSVQTIQGSVFAVVAEGEGQGLLLRAELAICEACQKSKRKSKLAVGGGMVKVKFPSDEQLSGTGKKESIRVTDDVDKDSDSKLTLTSPLNILQHTIMQESTTSGIKSATKSNLQEAIGGGVSTIKAINFLNKTLITKPIADRALVTVGPKSQIKNAYGNLLEKPNFPFPPEEPKREPPLVESNLIQMFSVFTDIEVCIYALVGLSCLAMIAVLLHCATSSARTRNRKTPIQCQGQHEHRHHWVRLSTAAEQSRAVPIATASNPGTQAAVEMPRAIQTSVNPEMIQPREIPAIAGEERTATLGRRTNTLPPRREPMAPLPPMAVRSATLLAKPVRSEPLHSPTSKRNQVQFTTFTTLDIKHLAALKKSGQNFSWPSQPVGGCQAASMSQAGLNGKAERVNHVHFCSPVEMFGQQENMESKGFLPDAPWPVVTPVSNV; this is encoded by the exons ATGGTGAACTTCACCTACAGTTACCTCAGTGCTCAGTTGGAGGTGAATGTGTGGACACCTCGACTTCCTCTGCAGATGGAGATGTCCGATACAGAGCTCAGCCAGATCAAAGCTTGGAGAGTTCCTGTCTCTGGCAGCAAAAA AGTGAGCTGGGACACTGAGGAAGATGATGAGAGGAAGGGTCGAGGCTGTATGCTGCAGTATCAGCACAGTTTGATTCGAGTGCTGACGGTCTTCACCGCAGAATCTCCAGATCCGAGCAGGCCTTCTCCTGCATACTTTCTCGGCTCGGATTGGCAGGTTGATGTGACGCGCCTGGTGCGCTACTTTCTGAGAGTTGGGGATACGAGTATTGCACGCCTCCAGGCAGGAACCGTACTGACAGGCAAGGCTGTGGGAGTCACCACTGTGCAG GTGATGTCTCCGCTGTCAAGCTCAATTCTGGCTGAGAGGGTGATCCGGGTTCTGGATGATAAAGTCAGTATTACAGAGCTGGGTGTGCAGCTGGTCTCTGGCCTTTCCTTGAACCTTCAGCTCAGCACAGGAAGCAACAGGGCCATTGTTGCCAAGACGACCACACAGGAGATAATACACTACCCCAAGCAG GAGGCAGTGGTTGGATGCTGGCTCAAGTTCAGCGATGGATCCCAGACTCCTCTTGATCTTTATGATCCCATTGGCTACTCCCTCTCCATCTCCTCAATGGACCCAAAGGTGGTGTCAGTGCAGACCATCCAAGGGTCTGTCTTTGCTGTGGTTGCTGAAGGCGAGGGACAGGGTTTATTACTCAGAGCAGAGCTCGCCATCTGTGAGGCCTGTCAGAAATCCAAACGCAAGAGCAAATTGGCAGTGGGTGGAGGAATGGTGAAGGTGAAATTCCCATCAGATGAACAGCTCTCCGGGACTGGCAAGAAAGAAAGCATTCGGGTCACAGATGATGTGGATAAAGACAGCGACTCCAAATTGACCCTCACATCCCCTCTGAACATTCTTCAACACACCATTATGCAAGAAAGTACGACAAGTGGGATCAAATCGGCAACTAAATCCAATCTTCAAGAAGCAATTGGAGGTGGTGTATCCACTATTAAGGCAATTAACTTTTTGAATAAAACTCTCATCACCAAGCCCATTGCAGACAGAGCACTTGTTACTGTAGGCcctaaaagtcaaataaaaaacgCATATGGAAACTTGCTGGAGAAGCCCAACTTCCCGTTTCCACCAGAGGAACCCAAGCGAGAACCGCCCCTAGTGGAAAGCAACCTGATACAGATGTTTAGTGTGTTCACAGACATCGAAGTCTGCATCTATGCACTGGTAGGACTCTCCTGCTTGGCTATGATTGCTGTTTTGCTTCACTGCGCCACCAGCAGTGCACGCACCCGCAATAGGAAGACTCCCATTCAATGCCAGGGTCAACATGAACACAGGCATCACTGGGTTCGTCTAAGCACAGCTGCAGAGCAAAGCAGAGCTGTGCCAATTGCAACCGCTTCCAATCCAGGAACGCAGGCAGCTGTTGAAATGCCACGAGCCATTCAGACCAGCGTAAACCCTGAGATGATCCAACCTAGAGAGATCCCAGCCATCGCAGGTGAGGAGAGAACTGCAACTCTGGGACGAAGAACCAACACTCTTCCTCCAAGGCGCGAACCGATGGCTCCGCTTCCTCCAATGGCGGTCAGATCAGCCACACTGTTGGCCAAGCCTGTGCGCAGCGAGCCTCTGCATTCTCCAACAAGCAAAAGAAATCAAGTCCAGTTCACAACCTTCACTACTCTAGACATCAAACATCTGGCTGCCCTCAAGAAGAGCGGACAGAACTTCAGCTGGCCCAGTCAACCGGTTGGAGGTTGTCAGGCTGCCAGTATGAGCCAGGCTGGGTTGAATGGTAAGGCTGAAAGGGTCAATCATGTACATTTTTGTAGCCCAGTGGAAATGTTTGGTCAGCAGGAGAACATGGAGTCTAAAGGGTTTCTTCCAGATGCTCCGTGGCCTGTGGTGACACCAGTGTCAAATGTGTGA
- the LOC792894 gene encoding uncharacterized protein yields the protein MAHPKDPVGHWKDLETWLSVVTGSLLPKAAETLQPLTQNQLDENIDSIMKQDPSQSFNHKELAKITGTLSHTLIATLKLSDRHASQLQHKLTRLQARTEQLELEAQERLEQPNEMDEGTKEEIDKLQEALTAITEQREQARADRADVANKLDYAEQLLKEAKVDLRDKKARIKALETHLSEARHEIDRLMQEVDDIKEESASELRHAYALRYEPPKTRCAPASPLPSRTGSPVPELSPTERGEKPCRRSSPTPSEEPYLTPQRREPVIASHRTSYSLDLKDLDKLARNIGKFTPSVSGGLEVHAYLQDIDFHLEMRPNVSDKERLYLLRATSSTEVRSFLDRQPARVKNDYRLLQEALIREFANPESDQGLLSALETKQARNESPHAYYNRLRQAFFGTRNEPNMEEDLNFKILFLRNFHPAVSQHLGVLACPRTMSIQQLRDLTQKAHDKQKMVLEKNTKTATVLAFNTQNPELALEDAQRPNSVRPPSPAWNASSSNRQRNSYDDTRPKQRNSHWDGPRGQRRSPEHHRERNQWGSNKSWSPSKGRHQKPGSSSPRSQRRYSKNFHPDNAQNQSQQEENAPPGFDPQELVKLMMKEFLKCIEEDRKREKEKADSA from the coding sequence ATGGCTCACCCCAAAGACCCTGTTGGCCACTGGAAGGACCTGGAAACATGGCTGAGCGTTGTAACAGGCAGTCTCCTCCCTAAAGCTGCCGAAACACTGCAGCCCCTGACGCAAAACCAATTGGATgagaacatagacagcatcatgaAGCAAGACCCAAGTCAAAGCTTCAACCACAAGGAGCTGGCCAAAATCACTGGTACTTTGAGTCACACACTCATAGCCACCCTCAAATTGAGTGACAGACACGCCTCCCAACTCCAACACAAGCTGACACGCCTGCAAGCCCGCACCGAGCAGCTAGAGCTAGAGGCTCAGGAACGTCTGGAACAACCAAATGAGATGGATGAAGGTACTAAAGAGGAGATCGACAAACTACAAGAAGCTCTAACAGCCATCACAGAACAAAGAGAACAAGCCAGAGCAGACCGTGCTGACGTCGCTAACAAGCTAGATTATGCTGAACAGCTACTGAAGGAAGCGAAGGTGGACTTAAGAGACAAGAAGGCCAGAATCAAAGCCCTTGAAACTCACCTGAGCGAAGCAAGACATGAGATCGACAGACTAATGCAGGAAGTGGATGACATCAAAGAGGAATCCGCCAGTGAACTCAGGCATGCCTATGCACTGCGCTATGAACCTCCAAAGACAAGATGTGCACCAGCCTCGCCCCTGCCAAGTAGGACAGGATCCCCTGTCCCTGAGCTCTCACCTACTGAAAGAGGTGAGAAACCATGCCGAAGATCTTCGCCAACACCTTCTGAAGAGCCTTACCTTACCCCACAGCGACGAGAGCCTGTGATAGCCAGTCACAGAACGTCATACAGTCTGGACCTCAAAGACCTTGACAAGCTGGCCAGAAACATTGGCAAGTTTACTCCAAGTGTGTCAGGTGGTTTGGAGGTCCACGCTTATTTGCAAGACATTGATTTCCACCTGGAAATGAGACCCAACGTCTCTGATAAAGAAAGACTGTATTTGCTTCGAGCCACATCCAGCACTGAGGTGCGCAGCTTCCTGGACCGACAACCAGCTCGGGTAAAGAACGATTACCGCTTGCTCCAAGAAGCCCTCATCAGAGAGTTTGCAAACCCTGAATCAGATCAAGGACTGTTAAGTGCTCTGGAGACAAAACAAGCTCGCAATGAGTCCCCACATGCTTACTACAACCGACTCAGGCAAGCCTTTTTCGGAACTCGCAACGAACCGAATATGGAGGAAGACCTGAACTTTAAGATTCTCTTCCTGAGAAACTTCCATCCTGCAGTAAGCCAACATCTCGGAGTACTCGCATGCCCACGAACAATGAGCATCCAGCAATTGCGAGATTTGACACAGAAAGCACACGACAAACAAAAGATGGTGTTAGAGAAAAACACTAAAACTGCAACAGTTCTTGCCTTTAACACCCAGAATCCAGAACTGGCACTAGAGGATGCCCAACGCCCAAACAGCGTGAGACCACCATCCCCAGCGTGGAATGCGTCTTCGTCCAATAGACAACGGAACTCCTACGATGACACAAGACCTAAACAAAGGAACAGTCACTGGGATGGACCGCGTGGACAACGACGCTCACCTGAACACCACCGGGAAAGAAACCAATGGGGGTCAAACAAAAGCTGGTCACCATCTAAGGGAAGACATCAAAAACCTGGATCATCAAGTCCAAGGAGTCAACGAAGGTACTCCAAAAACTTCCACCCTGACAACGCTCAGAATCAATCCCAGCAAGAGGAAAATGCCCCACCGGGATTTGACCCTCAAGAACTGGTAAAATTGATGATGAAAGAGTTTCTCAAATGCATAGAAGAGGACAGGAAACGGGAAAAGGAAAAAGCAGATTCAGCCTGA